From a region of the Daphnia magna isolate NIES linkage group LG1, ASM2063170v1.1, whole genome shotgun sequence genome:
- the LOC116922176 gene encoding voltage-gated hydrogen channel 1 has product MIENSLSATMESTKEMLLPHADIDGIQQSQIEMVTVDKDPGTRLILNGTQLDQHDALLPKDVVLHPCHVYASDPNLTTMPDTSSRGRLRKILNSHRFQVFIVSFVIVDCMVVIAELLMDLRILGMLEETGMKNRSKVPLEAHYIVPDVLHSISIAILAMFLLETVIKIAAFGLSFLRMGWEIFDTVVILVTFVLDVLMQHSHSSTNGLGLFIILRLWRVARILNGMVRSVRSQAVRHVECEKRRREALEEELLKYRELSQRQRKLIIELENLLKTNNIPLPDNVVLPAA; this is encoded by the exons ATGATCGAGAATTCCCTCTCCGCCACCATGGAGTCCACTAAGGAAATGCTCTTACCTCATGCTGACATTGACGGGATTCAACAGTCTCAGATTGAAATGGTTACAGTGGACAAAGACCCAGGGACGAGATTGATTTTGAACGGTACTCAACTTGACCAGCATGATGCTCTTCTGCCCAAAGATGTTGTGTTGCACCCCTGTCATGTCTACGCTTCTGATCCCAATCTGACTACAATGCCTGATACCAGTAGTAGAGGAAGACTAAGGAAAATACTCAATTCTCATCGATTCCAG GTTTTTATCGTATCCTTTGTCATAGTGGATTGCATGGTAGTGATTGCAGAACTGCTTATGGACCTTAGAATACTTGGAATGTTGGAAGAAACAGGGATGAAAAATCGTAGCAAGGTGCCCTTGGAGGCCCACTACATAGTCCCTGATGTTTTGCACAGCATCAGTATAG CTATATTGGCCATGTTTCTCTTGGAAACAGTCATCAAAATTGCAGCTTTTGGTCTATCCTTTCTCCGGATGGGTTGGGAAATATTTGATACTGTCGTCATTTTGGTGACATTCGTTCTTGATGTATTGATGCAACACTCACATTCGTCAACCAACGGTCTCGGCCTCTTCATCATTTTGCGTTTGTGGCGAGTGGCTCGTATCCTTAACGGAATGGTCCGTTCAGTGCGGAGTCAGGCTGTTCGCCATGTAGAGTGCGAAAAGCGTCGACGGGAGGCGCTCGAAGAAGAACTGCTCAAGTACCGAGAACTCAGCCAACGTCAAAGGAAACTCATTATCGAACTCGAGAATCTTCTAAAGACTAATAACATTCCCCTACCTGACAATGTAGTTCTACCCGCTGCATAG
- the LOC116922221 gene encoding LOW QUALITY PROTEIN: TWiK family of potassium channels protein 7 (The sequence of the model RefSeq protein was modified relative to this genomic sequence to represent the inferred CDS: deleted 1 base in 1 codon) encodes MGSTRLRQSSLEERYRKCLRISLTFLFSQVGLIGLVVAYSAAGAVLFEWLEADQEIEPRRKILQIRLDCLERLSQLNYYSAGTSIENGTELWAIKAGALLKAFETEVVKATKVEGYDGKEVDDVERQWSVSGSLLYSITVITTIGYGNLAPKTGPGKVVTIIYALIGIPLMLLCLSNLGTFMASSFQFAFGKLYCCLWCSSRRCCCNQRRQQRRRQHHQQQLKSLTQPGVVLSTLSPDYRARDGVVLPTTAAATRTTRTTATRVEKKDGNKKMDDGLSAQDLAELAERDYDIVIEEDRSADGIIRTVGGAAGLNYCATDKLNDKARFLLADCSRYDCRASSSSSNNNNNNVAGTPLPGHISDWPTTDVAVESGGQQANEGHLDRMMGDSPLPPAAAAAAVSSDTKLLGNVPATSDETSKLNATVVNKSGGGQQRVPVSVVLAFLVGYICIGAAVFSAWEEWSYLDGAYFSFITLSTIGFGDLVPGSKVLEQGETKLVACIVYLVVGLAMIAMSFNLVQEEVIYNFQKLGQNMGILDEK; translated from the exons ATGGGATCGACTCGTTTGCGTCAGAGTTCACTGGAAGAACGTTACCGCAAATGTTTGCGCATTTCGTTGACCTTCCTCTTCTCCCAGGTGGGCCTCATCGGGCTCGTTGTGGCCTATTCAGCCGCAGGCGCTGTTCTTTTTGAATGGCTCGAAGCCGATCAAGAAATCGAACCTCGACGTAAAATCCTCCAAATTCGACTCGATTGCCTCGAACGTTTAAGCCAACTCAATTACTATTCAGCTGGCACTTCCATAGAGAACGGCACCGAGTTATGGGCCATCAAAGCCGGCGCCCTCCTCAAAG CATTTGAAACCGAGGTGGTCAAGGCCACCAAAGTGGAGGGATACGACGGCAAAGAAGTGGATGACGTCGAACGTCAATGGTCCGTCAGTGGTTCTCTTCTTTACTCCATCACCGTCATCACAACTATTG GTTATGGCAATCTGGCTCCGAAGACTGGTCCTGGCAAAGTGGTTACCATCATCTATGCCCTTATAG GAATCCCGTTGATGCTGCTGTGCCTCTCTAATTTGGGCACGTTCATGGCCAGCAGCTTCCAATTCGCGTTCGGCAAACTGTACTGCTGTTTGTGGTGTTCCAGTCGACGCTGTTGCTGCAACCAGAGGCGACAACAACGAAGGCGACAGCATCACCAACAGCAATTGAAATCTCTGACGCAACCGGGTGTCGTCTTGTCCACTTTATCGCCCGAT TATAGAGCAAGAGATGGCGTTGTCCTcccaacaacagcagcagcaacaagaaCAACCAGAACAACAGCAACGCGAGTGGAAAAGAAAGATGGAAACAAGAAGATGGACGACGGTCTGTCGGCGCAAGATTTAGCCGAATTGGCTGAACGAGATTACGACATTGTCATCGAAGAGGATCGATCAGCTGACGGAATAATCAGGACAGTGGGTGGTGCTGCTGGACTGAATTATTGCGCGACGGACAAGTTGAACGACAAGGCTCGTTTCTTATTGGCCGATTGTTCGCGTTACGATTGCCGTGCaagtagcagcagcagcaacaacaacaacaacaacgttgCCGGCACGCCACTACCTGGCCATATTAGCGACTGGCCAACCACCGATGTTGCTGTTGAAAGTGGTGGCCAACAGGCGAACGAAGGCCATCTCGATCGAATGATGGGTGATTCACCACTACcacctgctgctgctgctgctgctgtttcCAGTGACACCAAGCTGCTGGGCAACGTTCCAGCGACATCAGATGAAACGAGTAAATTGAATGCAACTGTCGTTAATAAATCGGGAGGGGGCCAGCAACGGGTGCCCGTCTCCGTGGTGTTGGCCTTTCTGGTGGGTTACATCTGCATCGGGGCGGCCGTCTTTTCGGCCTGGGAAGAATGGTCTTACCTGGACGGCGCTTATTTCAGTTTCATCACATTGTCGACGATCGGATTCGGCGATTTGGTGCCCGGCTCGAAAGTGCTGGAACAAGGCGAAACGAAATTAGTGGCCTGCATCGTCTACCTGGTGGTCGGCTTGGCCATGATTGCCATGTCGTTTAATCTCGTCCAAGAAGAAGTCAtttacaattttcaaaaattgggTCAAAATATGGGCATTCTCGATGAGAAatga
- the LOC116922184 gene encoding ATP synthase subunit b, mitochondrial: MLSRIALKPVRSAIQPIRLTQTSATTNAASAAVAESPERDLVNFPRPVRQELPGKVRLGFIPEEWFQFFYAKTGVTGPYTFGLGLTTYLCSKEIYIMEHEFYTGLSIAIMGIYAVKKLGPSVATYLDKEVAKSDAEMNAGRDLAIEQCKNRVVAEKVEQDRALAQKMLFEAKRENVALQLEAAYREQLIKVFAETKKRLDYQVEVQNVQRNLEQRHIVDWVLRSVRAAVTPEQEKATLSQCIANIKSLAQQNTARI, encoded by the exons ATGCTGTCCCGGATTGCATTGAAGCCAG TTCGCTCGGCTATTCAGCCAATTCGTTTGACCCAAACCTCGGCCACGACGAACGCAGCATCAGCTGCTGTAGCAGAAAGCCCAGAAAGGGATTTGGTCAACTTTCCCAGGCCAGTTCGCCAAGAGCTTCCTGGTAAAGTGCGACTGGGTTTCATCCCTGAAGAATGGTTTCAGTTTTTCTATGCCAAAACTGGAGTCACTG GTCCATATACCTTTGGTTTGGGTTTGACTACCTACCTCTGCAGCAAAGAAATTTACATCATGGAGCATGAGTTTTACACTGGGCTCTCCATTGCCATCATGGGTATCTATGCTGTGAAAAAATTAGGACCTTCTGTTGCCACTTATCTTGATAAGGAAGTTGCT AAAAGCGATGCTGAGATGAATGCCGGTAGGGATTTGGCCATTGAGCAATGCAAGAATCGAGTCGTTGCTGAGAAAGTCGAACAGGATCGTGCTCTAGCCCAAAAGATGCTTTTTGAGGCCAAGAGGGAGAATGTCGCGTTGCAACTGGAAGCAGCCTATCGCGAACAGCTCATCAAAGTCTTCGCTGAG ACCAAAAAGCGATTGGACTACCAGGTGGAAGTTCAGAACGTCCAACGGAACTTGGAGCAACGCCATATTGTCGACTGGGTGTTGCGTAGCGTTCGCGCTGCAGTTACCCCTGAACAGGAGAAGGCCACTCTTAGCCAGTGCATTGCCAATATCAAATCCTTAGCTCAGCAAAACACCGCTAGAATTTGA
- the LOC116922193 gene encoding F-box-like/WD repeat-containing protein TBL1XR1: KFLKKCLYIYLINNSLEDLQWNENIRYLVSRSSQGEVIRIWSTDSEKCIYKTRVFKYSNFAWRPNKKVTDESEVDRRKLSQSFIFACGTADGDVLIWNPLENEEKLRTLTRQHSKPLVLVVFSPDGRFLASADTNNKIVVWSTETWDPVFITRSPSLYSLKFSWLFTTSSTDASGYKFAFYTYGIYGSTVKVIEYAITETNDVQQPSVG; this comes from the exons aaatttctaaaaaaatgtttatacATTTATTTGATAAACAATTCTTTAGAGGATCTGCAGTGGAATGAAAATATTAGATATTTGGTCTCGCGGTCATCCCAAGGAGAAGTTATTAGG ATTTGGTCAACAGATAGCGAAAAATGTATTTACAAGACGCGTGTTTTCAAATATTCGAATTTCGCATGGCGTCCAAACAAGAAAGTGACAGACGAATCGGAAGTGGATAGAAGGAAATTGTCCCaaagtttcatttttgccTG tgGAACAGCAGATGGAGACGTCCTTATTTGGAATCCGttggaaaacgaagaaaaactACGAACTCTAACTCGCCAACATTCCAAACCATTAGTTTTGGTCGTCTTTTCACCAGACGGGCGATTTCTTGCATCGGCTGacacaaataataaaatagtCGTCTGGTCGACTGAA ACTTGGGATCCAGTTTTCATCACAAGGAGTCCGAGCCTTTACTCACTGAAGTTCTCGTGGTTGTTTACTACCTCATCCACGGATGCTAGTGGATATAAATTCGCCTTCTACACTTACGGCATTTACGGCAGTACG GTTAAGGTAATTGAATACGCCATTACGGAAACGAATGATGTCCAGCAACCATCCGTAGGATAA